From one Geoalkalibacter halelectricus genomic stretch:
- a CDS encoding LapA family protein gives MNRGKIIAAAILAFLLLIVVVQNIEPVEMDLLVVNFEFSLAGLLFIALGLGFVLGALVVVLTRRKSPPKEKKTKEKKAKGTKPASPTPPATAQPQAPEAEAPPRNENP, from the coding sequence ATGAATCGGGGTAAAATCATCGCCGCCGCGATCCTGGCGTTCTTGCTGCTGATCGTGGTCGTGCAGAACATCGAGCCGGTGGAAATGGATCTGCTGGTTGTGAACTTCGAATTTTCCCTGGCGGGGCTGCTGTTCATCGCTCTGGGACTGGGCTTTGTTCTCGGCGCCCTGGTGGTGGTGCTGACCCGCAGAAAATCCCCGCCCAAAGAGAAGAAGACCAAGGAGAAAAAGGCCAAGGGCACCAAGCCCGCTTCCCCTACCCCGCCCGCGACGGCGCAGCCGCAGGCTCCGGAGGCCGAGGCGCCGCCTAGGAACGAAAACCCTTGA
- a CDS encoding HIT domain-containing protein: MFTLHPQLEADTIMLGDFPLCRLLLMNDAAYPWFILVPRREDIREIFELDEADQAAFLQESTFLARRLSEVFAADKINVAALGNLVPQLHVHHIVRYHDDPAWPAPVWGKAPARPYTPKELAAMLLKVGLVLGEGAELVNEDEEGEDRT, encoded by the coding sequence ATGTTCACACTCCATCCCCAGCTCGAAGCCGACACCATCATGCTCGGCGATTTTCCCCTGTGCCGGCTGCTGCTCATGAACGATGCGGCCTACCCCTGGTTCATTCTGGTGCCGCGGCGTGAGGACATCCGTGAGATCTTTGAACTCGACGAGGCCGACCAGGCGGCCTTTTTACAGGAATCGACCTTTCTCGCCCGGCGCCTCAGCGAGGTGTTCGCGGCCGACAAGATCAACGTCGCGGCCCTGGGCAACCTGGTGCCGCAACTGCATGTGCATCACATCGTGCGCTACCACGACGATCCGGCCTGGCCGGCGCCGGTGTGGGGCAAGGCCCCGGCGCGGCCCTACACGCCGAAGGAGCTGGCGGCCATGCTGCTGAAGGTGGGGCTGGTGCTGGGCGAGGGGGCGGAGCTGGTCAACGAAGATGAGGAAGGGGAGGATCGGACATGA